In Aspergillus fumigatus Af293 chromosome 6, whole genome shotgun sequence, the genomic window CTTCATTAGGTGTGCTAGGCTTGGGAGAAAAGAGTGAGCCAAACGGGGCAGCGGCGGGCGAAGGCTTCTGTTCTGGCGTGGCCTGGTTGGTAGTGGATGGCTTAGGAGCAAAAAGGCTGCTGAAAGGATTTGCCTTGGGAGTTTCGGGCTTAGAAGTctctgcagaagcaggctTTGGCGCAAACAGGCTGCCCGTGGCCGGTGCCTGGAACAGGCCAGCTGATGAAGTAGTTGAAGGAGCGGCAGCAGCGGTTTCGctcttggagaagagatTGCCTCCggctgtggaggaggagaattGGAAGCCGGTCTTGGTTGGAGCTGCCTCGCCTGCCTTCTGTTCATGACCTTTTTCTTCAGCAGGCTTTGGTGTAGCTGATGGAGAGGGCGTGCCTGAGAAAAGATTTGAAGACTGGAAAGGATTCTGGAACGGCGTTGCAGGCTTGGCCGGCGAAGCAGTACCAAATAGCGTCGTGGCTGTCGGTGTGGTGGGAGTAGCAGAGGTCGATGCGGGCGTAGGTGCCGTAGCGCCTGCTGTGGGTTGCTGGGAAGTAGTGCCAAAGAGAGGCGTCGAAGTTGGAGTAGCTTGCTCTGTCGGCTTTGTCCCAAAAAGTGGTTTAGCAGGAGTTTGTTGAGCTGCCGGTGCAGCACCTCCAAAAACGGAGCCTCCCGCTGGGTTGCCGAAGCCTGTGGATGCACCAAATGTAGGCTGAGAAGCACTTCCTCCGAAGATGACTGGCTTTGAAACGGCAGCATTGGCCTTCGGGTCAGGAGATGTCTGCATCGAATCGCCACCGAACGCTGTGGATTGGCCAAAGGGAGAAGGCTTGTCTGATGTGGACTGGCCGAACAGACTTGTAGATGGAGCAGTGCTAGTGGCGTTATTCTGGCCGAAAATGCTGCCAGTGGAGGGTGCCGTTGTCACAGGCTGGTTTGGATGTGCACTAGTGGAAGTGCTTCCAAATATGCCTCCAGGAGCAGTGGTTTGCTGCGAGCCAGTTCCAAAGAGACCGCCCGCAGGCAGAGACTGCTGACCTGGAGTAGTGCTTCCGGCGGGTGGTACGTTGAACATACTGCCTTTGAAGCCCGAAAACCCAGTATTCTCAGACGGTTGGCTGGGCGTAGGGGTGTTCAGAGTCGCAAAAGGATTCCCCGATGACCCTGACCCACCAAAGGATGTAGAAAAACTAAATGACGATGAACCAGCACCACCTGAGCCAAAGGCAAACGGTGACCCTCCGTTCTGAGCGGGCTGGCTTGGATTTGAACTGGCTCCTGGGAAACTGAGAGACTGGGATTGGCCGAAAGAGAAGCCGTTCGTCGCAGGCTGGGAGCCCGAGACAGTATTGGGATCGATAGAATTGAACGGACTGAATGTAGTTCCAGTAGTGCTTGAAGTGGTGGTACTCGGGCGGGTTCGTCTCCGAATATCCTTAATTCTGCCAATGTTGTCAGTTACAAATTCAGGTTGGAGAAGACAGACAGGAAGCCGAAGATTTGCTATGGAAGACTGCGAGTTGGAGAACTTTTCAGGTGGAAGATGTTGTaacagagaagaggagacggAAAACACGAAGACAAAAAGAATGAGAAATTTGCTGGAACACAATGAACACAACAATATGGGAAACTGGTATTGATGGTGACCCCTCTCCCATCCAGTGAATAAAGACGCTACAGAGATGACAGGACATGCACGAAAGCAATCGCAACTGTAAATCTCATCCACTTACTTTCTATTTGCCATCTGCGCAGCAGTGGCCCGCTGAGGCTTTTCTTCTGGTGTGCTTGCCATATTGAATGCAAAAAGGTTGGAGTCCTTGTCGCCCTGAGGGCCAACAGCTCCTCTTTTAGACATCTAACGCTTATTGAGTCTCCGAGGTGAGCTCAACCCCCTTCCTGGTTTCCTACTCCCGAAGGTGACTCTTCATCCACTGAGGCAGGATCGACGATCGCAAAACTGCAAGAAAGCAGTTGAGGTTTCCTGTGGAATCTCGCTCGAGGAAGACCACACGACTTAGTGATTTCGACTGCTTTGCAAAGCGGCGCGCAGAGACGCGAAGAGGAATATTGATGGCGGTCTTCACAAGCGGCAAAATCGGCGGTATATTCGCGTCCTCGTGTGGATTAATCGCCGATATTCCAGCTCATTTATCAAAAGCTCTTCGTGAAGCCGTGGGTTAGAGGAAGCAATATGGATTTCGCTTGTTCTGCACAGATCGCGATGCGCGAGAGGCAGTCTGGGCAACGGGCACTTGGGAAAAAGAATTTAAAATGAGGGTGTAATGGAGGCTAGGGGCTTAGGCTTGCGGCGCTACAATGGTAGACGTGAAATAGGTGCCTCTTTTCGATGTGCTTTGCCCCCAGAGAGGATGAGACCGAGTGGGTTAGAGCTATATGCTTTTCCTCAACAGCTTCTCGGCTCGCGACTTTTTTCGCCGGTGATGAGAGCCTCTCGCTGGCAGAAAAAGTCAGTGTCACGTGATCATGCAGGGTGACGTTCTTGGCACAAATGACATAACAGCCAGCAGGAAAAGACAtccggcgatgatgatgatagaatATGCAGCAGATCGAGAATTATATGGAGATAATTCCTTTGTCCAGAGAGGGTGCATGGTATATCATTGTTGCTGCTCTGATTGGTTATGGGCCATATAATGGCCTTTTTTATCTTCACACAAAATCAGGGCGTATTGCTGTTACGTGATGACCAGACAGGAAATATGGAGAGTACCTAAAGACATTCATTACGTAAAGACGTATTACATGTAATCATACGGTATATCATTACGACATGCCTTTTGTGGTTGCTATGACACAAACAGCAATAGCAAAACACCAGAATATTTGATGTCCTTTTGCCAAAAGAGTTGCTATTTAATCTAGGACTGGGAGAAATTATCATCAGGATACATACTCCCCGTCCATGAGCGCGGAGCTTGAAAGCTTCTATGGTCGTACATTGAGGTTGAGAATGTAATTTGCTGGAACCTCGAAATGAATATATAGTCAAGATTATTTGAATGTTATTGGCTTCGGAAGCTCTCTTGACATGAACGATTCCTAGGTCATGATGTTCTCTAACGCGAAAGCATTCCCTATAGTCATTCAGTTCCGATCAACCTTACCTGTCGAGCAAGCTGATGCAAGCAACGGGATACTGTATCCTCTCTCTTACAAAAAAGAGACTATCCATCGTTGCTGAGTCTAAATTCCCTACGCAGCCTCCTGTCAACTCGAagattcctcctttaatacAAACTGTATTGGGATATGATATCGAATCGGCATTATCATCGCGTCTCCTACGGAAGACAAAGATATCCTGATTCAGCCTTCGGTGAAGAGGGAAACATACCTGCCGTCAGGTTGAAACTGTGGAGTCTGGTAGGTGCAACAGTGAAGTCAGCCTGCCAGCAGTGGCTTGCCGGCTCTAATCAAGTGCATAATTATAAAGCGGGGAAGTACCTGGGTCGTTCTGTGATCTCAGTAGATATCATTTGCTCAAGCAGGTTTTCTGGCGTACCGAGCGACTTTTGGAAACCGATTATTGACCGTTGGATCTGTTTTAGATGCTCAACACTGCAGCGTTCGGAGTTGGAGGGCCCTTGCCGACGGAGGAGAGACCAATCTGCACCCAAGCTTGATCCGAAACGATAATCGCACGATGCAAGTGTTGTCTGTGGTTACATTTCTCAGTTGACAGAAGTTACATTTCACGAGCCGTCTGAGATGTGTGGATCTGCTTGCcatgatatatatataccttgCGTGGGGTAACCTTATGCCGAAGACTAATATACCGGTTCTGATATAACTGCTTTGCTATAACGACTTTGCTATAACGCCATAATAGCATTGGTATAGAGTCTTCAATATGACGGCTTTGttatatatactccgtagacttGTCGTGCATGGTAACCGGTTCTGACCCCACTGTAGATGAAGTACCATCTATCTAAGGTGTAGTGTTTACTTCAATGTTCGTCTCAATTTTCAGGCTCAATAGATCGAACTTATGGAGTATGCTGAGCAgatatctactctgtacacgTTCGCAGATTGCGGAGGAAAATGGATAAATCTCCTTCCTTGCCCCAGTCTTCTCCGTTCTCCGCATTTCGGCAAGTCGACTGTCCCTGACTCCGTGGACCTGCAGCGAGACACATCTGAAAATCTAGCTATTGCTCTGTTTGAAACTCCAGCATTCAAGCCTTCCTCCTAAATGAGTTAGGCTGATGACCTTCTGCATACTGCAGTGCTGCTCTATCCCGGTCAGGAGCCGACTTCAAGTCACATTCGCCGAGTCATCCGGAGTGTCTCAGTCACATTGACACCTCCTGCACGGGTGGACGTGGCCTTTGAATAGTGTCGGAGGCTTGCCGCTTCCACAAAGGAATGGCACGGCGAATCAAGCAAACCGAGTCGATTTAACATTTATTTAAATCAATACTTCTTTCATCCAGGACCAAAGAATTATGCCGATCAGCCAATCTACGGAGGACTATTTGAGAGTTTGAGATGGATCACCCCCCTGATCGAAGGGCGCTCTCACCTCAGTGGCTGAAGGAAACTCTACAACGGCTCAGTCACCACCATGGCATATCACACCGTCACACCGTATGCCCAATTTTGCTCCTCGAATTGATTGCGTTGCTTCCTCAGAGACGGTTTTCGACTGATCACTCATGATGACAGGGTTCAAACGATGTCACATCGCCCACTCTGCCTTGTTTTTCAGCCGTCTTCCCCAGCTTTCCCAAGCAAAGAATGCCACTTTTGAAAAGGAGATATTTCCCAATACGGCAAGGCTATTTTCTCTTGTCCATGTAGACGCCGCCTGTGGCGTTCGGCTTTTCCGTAGCCCTCCATTGTGTCATGCCTGATGTGGGAATGTAGGGTAGGCCCACTGACACCTGAATGAATATGAATGCTTTGGTTGGCCAGGGGGAGTATCCTAAAGACACGTCCACTTTATGTCGTGCTGAAGCGGTTGAATTTGAGAATGTGACACTTCATATGCAGTATGTTGCATATAAGAATGCGCAAATGCCCCGACTATTGTGGTGGATGGccccttcatcatcctgccCCCGACAAACCTGAGTTGCTTCAGGGAATTCCAAAATGCATGTCAATTGGCTTGCTACTTCTGTTTGGCTCTTTGCCGGAGTGCGCGCCCAGCTTTTCAGCAGCCCTATTCGAAGCCCCTCGGCTGCACCATCCTCGCGTGCGTCGGGAGTGACCAGCGCCTCCCCGACAGTTGCGGCAGCTGTAGGGCATTCTTCTAACCTTGCTGCAGCCGCAGCTGCAGCGGTTGATGATCCAGCATACTGGCTTGCCGACATCGCCCATCAGGGGGTCGCGGCCTTCAATCCAAACCCTTCTTCTTACAAGGTTTTTCGCAACGTCAAGGACTATGGTGCTAAAGGTGCGTCTCCGCGTAACGTCCTGGCAGTCCATGTTCGTTTCTAATTGTAATTTCTAGGTGATGGTGTAACGGATGATACTGCTGCGATCAACGCAGCTATGAGCGATGGTGGTCGTTTCTCCCCAGCAAGTCGCGACTCTTCGACGACCACCCCAGCGATTGTCTACTTCCCAGCCGGGACATATATAATTTCTTCGTCGATCATTGATTACTATTTTACCCAGATAATTGGCAATCCAAACTCGCTTCCTGTCATCAAGGCGACGCCAGGATTCACAGGCCTTGGTCTGATAGATGGCGATCAGTATCAGGGCGACGGTAACCAGGGTTGGATATCAACGAATGTCTTCTTCAGGCAAATCCGCAACTTGATCCTCGACCTGACTGCTATACCTCCGGGCACTGCTGCCACCGGTATTCATTGGCCTACCGGGCAAGCCACAAGCATTCAAAATGTGCAGATCAAGATGAGTTCTGGCGCCGGGACGCAGCATCAGGGTCTTTTCATTGAGAACGGTAAGCCATAAATCTGTTCTTTACGAAGCGAGGCTCAGCTGAGTATTTCCCAAAGGATCTGGCGGTTTTGTAGCCGACGTTACGACCGTAGGCGGTTTGTACGGGTTCAACATCGGAAACCAGCAGTTCACGATGCGCAATCTGCACATTTCAGACGCTGTGGTTGGTATCTCCCAAATTTGGAACTGGGGCTGGACATACCAAGGACTCACTCTGACAAACTGCACCACGGCTTTTTCAATCGCCAATGGCGGTCCTGGAGCTCAGCTGGTTGGATCTGCCATTGTACTTGACAGTACGATTGAGGACTGTCCTGTGTTCGTTGAGACAGCCTGGCAGAGCTCGAGCCAGAGCAATGGTAGCTTGATTCTGGAGAACGTGGCCCTCAACAACGTCCCCGTGGCTGTCAAGGGCCCAAGTGGAACAGTCCTTGCCGGGTCAGGGGGAGCCATGACCATCAGTGCGTGGGGCCAGGGACACAAGTATACTCCTTCTGGGCCGACCAACTTTCAGGGTGCAATTACTGCGCCCACAAGGCCCAGCGCTCTACTGTCTGGTGGAAGATATTACACCAAGTCAAAGCCGCAGTATGAAACATCTCCGACTTCTTCATTCCTGAGCGTACGAAGTGCCGGAGCCAAGGGCGATGGCTCTACTGATGACACTGCCGCGATTCAATCCGCTCTTACCACAGCAGTGGGTTCAGGACGAATTGTCTACTTCGATCAGGGTGTGTACAAGGTGACTGGCACACTCTACATCCCCCCTGGCTCGCGGATTGTAGGAGAAGCATATCCGGTCATCATGGCAAGCGGAAGTCAGTGGTCCAACATCAACCAGCCTGTGCCGGTGATCCAAGTTGGTAAGGCAGGAGAGTCTGGAAGCATCGAATGGTCAGATATGATCGTCAGCACGCAAGGCTCGACACCCGGTGCGGTGCTTATTGAGTGGAATTTGGCGGCAAGTCAAGGCTCAGGCATGTGGGATGTTCACACACGAATCGGGGGATTTGCGGGCTCAAACCTACAAGCCGTACAGTGCCCGACCTCGGCAGCCGTCTCGGCAGCCTGCGACGCGGCTTACATGTCGATGCATATCACGAGCAGTGCCAGTAACGTCTACCTCGAGAATGTTTGGCTGTGGACAGCCGATCATGACCTCGACAACGGTGGCGACACCCGGATATCCGTCTACACTGGCCGTGGCCTTTTGGTAGAAGGAAAGAATATTTGGCTGTAAGTCATAGGTCCAACTCGCAGGTCTTGCCTTCAAACTGACTTCAGCTTCAGGTACGGTACCGGAGTCGAGCACCACTCGCTGTATCAGTATCAGTTCTCGGGCTCTCAGTCTGTTGTTACAAGCTTCATCCAGACAGAAACACCGTGAGTTATAATTGCCGTTTCCATAAGAAGTATCTTGCTCACCAAATTAGGTACTACCAACCTAACCCCAACGCAGCCAATGGCCCATATCCCAGGAACACCGCTCTGAACGACCCAGACTACAGCAGCTGCCTGCCCGGGAACTGCAATGCGCTCGGTCTCCGGGTCTTGAACAGCCAGAACACCTTGATCTACGGTGCAGGGCTCTACAGTTTCTTCAACTCGTATAGCACTTCCTGCTCCGACTATCCGGGCGGAACATGCCAGAGTGAAATCTTTAGCATCGAGGGCAGCACCAGCGAGCTGGTCGTCTATGCTCTAAGCACTGTGGGAACGACGAACATGATTGTGAAGGACGGGGTCTCGCTGGCGGTGTACAGCGATAATCTTGCTACATACGCGGACACAATCGCGTATTTCACCTTGTAGTCGTACCATCCTGCAGCTTactcttcttttcccttcttcgCTTCGGCTCCCTTTAACTTCTTGAAGATTAATACTGTCGTTTCCCTTCAACTGTCCATCTTGCAGACACTTGGACCTCCTGTGAATATAAATAAAATGATGTGACATGTGTATTCGTTATATAGCAAATAACTGCATCATCGAGAAAACAAGCGCGATTTAGAAAAAAGCGAGCACGAAGGGGTATCTATAGCTTGGCCTTGCTCTGCGCTTTCTTCAGCACAGGCtccatcttcgtcgcctTCATGATATTCCCCTTGATCTTGAGCTTGCCGCCCATGAACAGCCGCTGCGCATTCGCCTTGCCGCTAACCAGAGAAGCGAAGTCGGCGTCGGAGAGGGAAAGAGTCACTATTCATTCAAGTCACATGGTCAGCCTGAAACCAGTCCAACCCACTCCACTGATTTTCGAAAGTGAGGGATATAAACGAACCATCAGCCTTTCCACCGGCGGGGGCAGCACCCTTGCCGACGACGCCCTTGTCCTTGAGATCGAGGTACCAGCTCTCCTCCTGGCCGGAGGCGTTCTTGAGGTTGAACGCGACGATGGCCTTGGCGTTCTTGATGGCGTCTTTGCGCTCGGCTTCGTCGGACTGGAGGGCGGAGTTGATCACGTCgaaggcggcggaggaggggaagGCGTCTGTTGTTTCCATCAGGCGTTTGTCAGTTGGACTTGTTGCTTCTGGTCGGTTAGTTGGGGAGTATGGGAATGACGTACCGTTCTTGAGAGACATGGTGATGGGCTGTCTGTCTTTTTTGGGGTTTTGAGGGTCGGATGAAGGAGTGATGAATAGTTGGTAGTACAAGGTCAGTTTACGATAGAAGTGAGAAGGAGCCTTGGGGGATATTGTTCTTCTTATTAGGTCGTTATTTGGCTGGGATTACGACCAGCTTTCCCCGGAGAGTTCGGTGCAGGCATGTGAATCCCGCTGGGGCGGTCGGGGATCCCCATAAGCATGGTGCTGTCAGCTTTCGAACTTGCCGAGGCTGGAGACTCCCTGTGATTGATCGCTGAGATTCCATGAATTGGGGTAACCTGCAATTTCGGATGATGCATTTATTCATGCAGATGATCTTTCCAAATTGAGACTCTCGAAGACGGAGTATGGATGGAGGGTGCAGGTATGCATCTCTACAGAGCGAAATATATATCATCAGATTTAGGGACTTGTTCCATTACAATCTGGCAGCActcagaagatgaagagacagTACTTCGAATTCATAAACAGACCAGCACCAGATTGGCCACGGCAAAATACTGATGATTCTTCCCCACTCTATGCCTCTCAGAGTGGTTTCGACCATACTCAGAACAGAAAGCGATGCGAGAACTTACTCAACCTAGTCTCAACGACCAGCACAAGCATTTGGGAAAACCACATGGGCCGGTGGTTTATTTGCCGATGCTTCCTCGTTACACCGTTAGATTGTTCTTCCAGGCACGGCAATGACAGAATCAAAGAACATGATCGTGTGCTCGAGATCTTATACACATAATGACGCACTACCAGCCAGCAGAGTCAATCGCATATTGGTCCTCTTACGGGAAATTTTTGCTAGGATAATTCTAGCGTTTAAAATCAAGTACGACGTCTGCTCGATATATAGATAAAGCGGTTCTACCCTTGTAGCACTAGACGGCTTATTGGGAATTATGGCTGCGATTCAACCCTGTGATTCAGCAATCTGTTAAATCCTCAACAAGGGAAAGACCACGTTGTGTGAAAGCATATTGTATGGCCCGACATAGGCACATCTCTCCAGACCACGACTACTTTGCTCTCAAGATCGTAGAAGTCGACTGTTTCTATTTAGTTTATGAAGCGAATCTGAATGTTATTACTGTGGGTTGTTCTAAGAGGTATTCGTCCTTGATGAGCTTGTTTCCCTTTTCAGGCGTCGTCAGAATGAGAGATAACTAGCAAAAAAACGACATTTCTCAATGGAATCATGGATATTGTCAGACATTGAAACCCCTGGAGTCATTATGACCAGGATCACCTCCAATGTGTCGACCTGTCCACAATAACCTGAGTGACTGAAAGGGAAATCTGTGTAGTGAAAAATTGATTCAGTTGAAGTATCCGCGCTGTCGCCACCGTGTTGGATACATCTCCTTCCAGCTCTCTACCCTGATTCTAAAGTCAATTAGATACACACTCTCTAAATCTTGAATTGTGCTGGTCAGAGAAAGCGACAAGCAGTCAGATCTTCTGTAGGTGACTCCTCCAGGACTGCTCAGTCCTGCTTCACTCTCTGTCTCGACATCTCTCCTGTTGTTTTACCTCttgttgctttttttttctgccaAGAAGGAACACCGGAATCCTTAACCCATCAACTCCTTTGAGTCTCTTCAACTGTTtaccatcctcttcaattCTTTCTAATGTCACTCATTTGACGTCTATCAAATTCAGTAGAGAGTTGATTGAACTTTTTCGCCACTTGGCTGGCGAATCTCTCACCTCTAGGCGACAGGCTGTCCTTGACAGGCTGGGAGTCTCCACGCAAACATGACAAATATCACGGAGGATGCGTCCATTGACGATCTCGAGGACGATCTTCAACTGCATCAAGTCATTTTGCAAAGCTTAAACGAG contains:
- the exg6 gene encoding glycoside hydrolase family 55 protein yields the protein MHVNWLATSVWLFAGVRAQLFSSPIRSPSAAPSSRASGVTSASPTVAAAVGHSSNLAAAAAAAVDDPAYWLADIAHQGVAAFNPNPSSYKVFRNVKDYGAKGDGVTDDTAAINAAMSDGGRFSPASRDSSTTTPAIVYFPAGTYIISSSIIDYYFTQIIGNPNSLPVIKATPGFTGLGLIDGDQYQGDGNQGWISTNVFFRQIRNLILDLTAIPPGTAATGIHWPTGQATSIQNVQIKMSSGAGTQHQGLFIENGSGGFVADVTTVGGLYGFNIGNQQFTMRNLHISDAVVGISQIWNWGWTYQGLTLTNCTTAFSIANGGPGAQLVGSAIVLDSTIEDCPVFVETAWQSSSQSNGSLILENVALNNVPVAVKGPSGTVLAGSGGAMTISAWGQGHKYTPSGPTNFQGAITAPTRPSALLSGGRYYTKSKPQYETSPTSSFLSVRSAGAKGDGSTDDTAAIQSALTTAVGSGRIVYFDQGVYKVTGTLYIPPGSRIVGEAYPVIMASGSQWSNINQPVPVIQVGKAGESGSIEWSDMIVSTQGSTPGAVLIEWNLAASQGSGMWDVHTRIGGFAGSNLQAVQCPTSAAVSAACDAAYMSMHITSSASNVYLENVWLWTADHDLDNGGDTRISVYTGRGLLVEGKNIWLYGTGVEHHSLYQYQFSGSQSVVTSFIQTETPYYQPNPNAANGPYPRNTALNDPDYSSCLPGNCNALGLRVLNSQNTLIYGAGLYSFFNSYSTSCSDYPGGTCQSEIFSIEGSTSELVVYALSTVGTTNMIVKDGVSLAVYSDNLATYADTIAYFTL
- a CDS encoding SCP2 sterol-binding domain-containing protein; the encoded protein is MSLKNDAFPSSAAFDVINSALQSDEAERKDAIKNAKAIVAFNLKNASGQEESWYLDLKDKGVVGKGAAPAGGKADVTLSLSDADFASLVSGKANAQRLFMGGKLKIKGNIMKATKMEPVLKKAQSKAKL